The Alnus glutinosa chromosome 1, dhAlnGlut1.1, whole genome shotgun sequence region aaaaaaacaaaaaactatttattttcggataaatgcaaaatcagtccctATAATTGGCCTTAATCACAAATCGCTATATGTGGTATACAAATAATTCAGAAGTCATGagggtaggccaaaataacaatttagtccctgCAGTAAAAATACTTGACAAATTCTGTTATTGTCCATGttaacaccaataaaatgaaaGCATGTGTCACTCTTAGTTAAAAAATGAACTCTATATATTATCAAAAAGAACTCAGATGTCTCTAtggtatgccaaaaatacaaatcactccctctagtcaaattttgttaaaaaatttgacaaatttcgTAAGGTGCCACGTagtgccaataagatggtgacatgtgtcactcttaaaaaataaacacaaatatattaaactaataatattattacttttttaaaaaaataataataaaaaaaaaaagatagaaaaaaggaaagccacacagccacccctttcattttttttctattttttttaattaaaaaaaaattaattcgtaaagttattaatttctttaatattttagatttatggaaaatttattaatttattatttttgttttttagaggATAAGGGTATTATCGGGAAAAAAAATGGCCTTTTTGGAACACGGAGGTAGTTGGATGGGccactttagcacacttgaaattCAGAAGGTTATTCTAAAATCGGTTGTTAATtcagggttttttattttatttttattttttatatttaactttCTTTTAATGAGGTACAGAGACACGTGTCTATTTTTTAAAGCTAGTGACGTTGGCTTCCATCAATTTTTGAACAGAAGTTGGACAGATATACCATGAGAAATTTTGATtataaattttgtctttttaaaaattttgattcaattcctGTGAAAAGAATGATGTGTTGTCACCAAGTTAAAGAATATGAATGATCATTCTATTATAAcagggtgtgtttggtaaaggaTTTTGAGAGGAGAAAAGATGAATGaattgattgatttgatataaagtagaatgaagttttgaattttttgtgagagaaaagtgaagaatATTGTTTGGTAATGTGTAAAAAGGAAGTTGactttttaagggaaaaatttcaaaatcatttgCTTTTACGTGGGTATTCCCaataatatttattcatattcTTAAAGTAATAATCATTctatatagagaaaaatgattattgtacaatttttatacaactctaacaactttttttttttatgatcaactattggatttgttttcctacatgtaggCCTTAAATATCCaatagttgatcttaaaaaaaattgttaaagttatACAAaggttgtgcaagaaacattatttttctatatatcaAAATTGgccaaacattttttattttgttcaatAAGTCAAGCATATAAGTTGTTGTAATTCCGTTTAAATCATATGTTGAAATGATACAGCAAAATCAATATCATGTGTTTTGATTACTTACAATTTATACTACTATACCTAAATCATGTGtcggtacagtttccggtatggcaGTGACAGCTCACTCCTTTCGTAATAGTCTTTTCTTCCAATGGTTGCAACACAAACAAAGTGAAGAGAATACGTCGGGGGTTGGCTGGCGTTCCTCCCTCCGATGCTTAAATCAATATTTGAGTGTGTCTTTAGTGCAAGTGTATAGAATTGCAGTCTTGGTTTCATAAGTGAGGTCTTAGCATATTTATAGGTCGGGTGTTAGTTACCTTTTTACCCTTAGGGTTTTGTCTCTTTCTCCTCTCCTGTCCTAAGAGTGCCGCCAAGGTCAGGCCTTAGCCCGTAACCGCCCACCTTCCATATTGGGACTTTTTCCTTAATAATTTCAAGGCAAGATTCACGGAGAGAAATCTGGGATTAATGCAAATCCCAGATTGTTAGGGGCGAGGTGCGGTTTCAGAATATCCGGGATGAGGTCGGCGTGATTCCAGGATATTCGGTTGCCTGTAACGGACCTCCGATTCGTTGCGTCTATCCCGGGCAATATGATGCCTAGGACCTCTAAATGTCCTACCTCTGGCTCACACCAGTTGGGCCTTGGGCGTAATCCCCAGCCTGTACAGACATGGGCTAGAAGGCTTGTAGCTTCAGCATAGGCCAGGCCAAagtgggattattcccaacatcattgatcatatttttcaaactacCGATGTCACATCTCATCAAGCCCCCCATGCTATGAAATTAGTGTTGTAAAAACATAAATAGTTCAATTCAACTTGTATAtgttagaaaaataatagaaattacaaaattgcctttttcaataaattattaaaagaaatgtaaaattagtcacTTTGCTTTACCTGAATTACAATTAACTCCTTGTGATATCAAATGAACTCAAAGGTTCTTGGggtatgccaaaaatacaaatcactccTTACAATTAAATTCCATCAAAACACTGGATGGATTTCGTTAGTGTGCCACATCAGTGCCAATAAAATGACAACACGTCTCACtgtgaataaaaaaaactatatatataaaatatataaaactaaaaagttaaagaaactaaaaaacttcaaaaattaaaaatgtttaattaaaaaagaaaaaagaagaagaacccaaggggtggctcggcaACCCCCCCAGCATTGAGGGTGGGCTtcaagccacccccaatggtGGCTAGGGGTGGCTCAAATGCCACCCCAAAAGAAGCCAGAGGTGgaggccggccacccccaaccacctATTGGGTGGCTCACGGGCCACCCCAGCCAAGTGATGGTTGTTGAGCCACTccttggattttttattttttattttattttatttttaaaaaaaagaagttttagtttttaaattttgtttaattttttagtgtgtgtatatatattatagtagtgacacgtgtcatcattttatCGGTGCTAACATGACACACTAACGAAATTCGTCAtgtgttttgacggaatttgactgcaggaagtgatttgtatttttggtatACCCCAGGGATGtatgagttcattttgataccacggTGAGGTAATTGTAAATAAGGTAAACCACATgatttaattttacattttttcctaaattatttGCCCCatcataattaatatgtaaagGGTTATAACAAATATTTCTACAAgatacaatgaaaaaaaaaaaaaaaaaaaaaaacctttgtagtTTGTCTGCGTGTTGCACAATCAAAACCAAACATGAACACCCTCAGATTTTTCTACTCTAGCAATACAGAAtgactcaaattttaaaactacAGAAAGTGTTTTAAGAGGCAGAAGAagagaggattttttttttttttttttttttttttgtgtgtttgaaAACTGGACGGCGGTGAACTATTTATAGTgtcaaaataacatttatttatgtTTGTTCATTGACAATCAGTTAAATTCGAAATTAACAGTAATAAACTATTAATCCAACAATCATTAAAAGCTTAATGACCATCAGATCTTAACAAATACTTAATCTTGAtagttaaattaaattattaacagTTATTTAATGATGGTGTCATAATTTGATTGCTCCGAGCACCACCAGCAAGGCTCCACTAACGCCGTACAGCCCATTGCCGCAAACATACGTGTGTGTCTATGTCTAGTGCTTTGTACTGTACTAGAGTATACAGACAAGTTACCCAACCAAGCATTTATGTGAGTTTAGCCTTTTAAGTGGCaatttgactctcttttcaatgCTTTTTAATACATTCCatttaaaaaattcacaaactctgttggtacagtttccggtatgatgACGTGTTGTCTTGTAATTCGTCAAACAAACTCTTCTCCTCCCTGCCTTCCTTGAGatctgcaaaaataacaaacgacTAGTCGGGGGCACCAACTACGCCCACTCCAATGACTAAGTCAGTACAAACTTTAGGACTTTCAGGGAGAATTAGAAAAATTAGAATATGTGTCAAAATACCTGgtgtagtagtcttatttatagacttacTGGAGTTCTTGAAGAACCAGGAGTCTTAGCCATGAATTGTGTAGGTTTTAaccttatcttcatagaatttgaattgagTACAAGTTGGATAGGACTCCGCCTCTTTCAGCTGAATTCCACGTTGATAGAGATCTATATCCCATTAATGTTGGGATATAGATATATTTCAGATACCTTGGGATTGGGTACTTAACAAAAATCCCACGAATCATGGATATAGATTTCCAACGGTTCACAGATATTTACTTGCCGAATCTGAGAAGATAGCTTCACGGCGCTTATACTGCACACATACCAATCCTCCGAGGTGGAAATATCCGAGACGCATTGGCTCCATACAGACTTGGAGATCTCGGTTTATTCCGCACGGAGTCTTGAAGTCCGAGGTGTTTAATCTCTCTAGACATGTCATAGCCCAAGGCGCTCCGGCACCAGGTTAATTTCTTTGTAGAAGGTTATAACAAACATCCGAGGTGTTTTGACCGAGGTGACCGAGGTGTTCTGATCGAGGTGACCGAGCCAGGTCAGGCCTATGGGTTGAAACTCCGACTTGATTTGGGGGCCACGTGGCTTCGAGACTGATTatttccctaacagttaccctaTAATTCtcctatttcaaaattttgaacttaaggGAATTATTTGTATCCTTTTAATCtgtattttttgaaaactaTCGCTATTCACGCCATAAATACCGCATCTATCAGTCGCCACCTTTTCCCATCATTATGATTGAATCCTGCATGCTTCATGATGATGCCGACTTTTCAAATCGAGGCTTGCATTCTCGAGGTCGCGCCTTTAATGAGATTTTAACTTTTTGAATTTCAAACGGCGGCCTCTTCGATTTCGGggatttttgaaataatagTGACTTTTGGTTTCTCGGACACGTGTGGGGGGCATTTAACTCTCCCTTATAAATATTGTACTTTACCGCATTTGTTCACTTTTGCCATTGTTGCCGATTCTTCAAGCTTTTTCCTTCCTAAATTCCTTTTGCCCTTCCATCCTCTTCCGATTTCTTACTTTTCTTCTCTAAAATGGCCAAAAAGAAATCTGCTTTTAATGTTCCTTCTACTTCACGGGCCTGAACCAAGAAATCTGACGATTCTGTTGATCTTTCTCCCCTAGGGAGCAGGGCAGAAACTATCATCTTCGAAAGGCACGAGGATGTTCTATGCTTGAACTACGACATCCCTCCGACGGTGAGGATGTTCTATCAAAACCTCGAGACTCGGGCTCTGAACAATGGTGACGTCTCTCTCTTTGAGAGGATGTTCATGGCCAGACTTTGGCTTCCCTTTCCCAAGATTGCCATGGACTTCGTCTTATTCCTGATGGTCACTCCAAGCCAGATCCTGCCAAATGCTTGGAGATATCCGTTTGCCTTCTACATACTGTGGAGGTTGGTTTTGAAGAAGGAGATAAAGATCCTTCAGTTCTTCAATATTTATCGATCGAGGCAGACTGCCGAAGGGATGATCGAGTTGGCTATCCAACACCCCCCTATCTTCATCAAACTCAAGAGTGGGCTGATAAATAACAAATTATGGGAACAACAATTCTTTCGAGTGtccggggagtgggaatgccccgagGGCATTGTTCTGCCTGAGAACCgtatgatgcctcggacttggcgGTTGTTGCGACCTGATCGATGCGAACCTCCATCCATCAGCATAACTAATCGAGAAGATGTTGGAAGGATAAGCGATTGGTCTGAGGCAAGAGTAAAAGCAGAAAAGTTTGAGGAGATCGACTTCAACACACTGGTAACCGACGAAACCATGAGGTGATTCCTTGGATATACAATTCTAGAAAACAAGAAAACGGTCACTAAGAGAGGCGCAGTCAAGAAGAAAGGTGATGCCCTTCAATTCCCGAGACAAGCTGCCAAAAAGAAACCTTCTGAACCCGCCACTGCCAGTCCCGATGAggttcctaaaaaaaaaaaaaagaagcaagctATTCCCCTGGCTGCTTCTAGTGCGAGGAGGACTCCTCAGAAGAGCCTTGTGCCCGAGACCAATACTGAGGAAGGTTAGATGAGCTTCTGAGGTTTTGTTTCAGAAGTTTCCCCGACCCGAGGAACAGAAGCCTCGCAGTACTTTCACCTAAGGGATGAGACAAGTTTCGAGGCGTCGCATAATGGCTTGGAAGCCAATCGTGAATATCAAGATGTTCTAGGGACAACAAGTCCTAAGCTTGCTAGAGCATAAAGGGAGGCAGAACTTACCCAAGAGGCAAGCCCCGAGCCAACTCGGCGTCGGGTAAAACATATGGCCCAGAGAGGAAATTTGGGCCCCGAGAATGCCTAGCAGGAATCAACTTAGGGGCAAACAGGATGTGGGGTAGGCCGGTCATCATGCCCTCTGATACAGAGGAGGTTCGTCAAGAGTCTGCCTTTTTGGGCAATGAGTCCGATGGTAATGACGATGAAGAGGCCACCGCTCctcaaaaccaaaaccaaactTCTGTTGAAGACATGGAGGAGGAACACACCCCTAGGACTCCTTCTGAGGAGCGAATGGGCACCCCTCCACCCCCTGAGCCCGAAGGCGAAGTGGAGAGTGGGATATCTCCGAGGTCTAGGCCTTCTGCAGATCAGAATGAGGAGGTTAAAAGAGGGACACTAGAAGGCGCTGGTGCTATGAGGTCTAAATCTCCTCAATACACGGGAGTTCTAGATAGCCGTGATCCTGAAAGTGCAAGCGTAATGAGGCCTGAGGCACCTCCACCTGCTGAAGTGCAAGATAGACCCGAAGCTGGTCCCAGAGTTGCAAGAACGATGAGGCCCGAGGCTCCTCAGCCTACCGAGGTACAAGATAGGACCGGGGCCAATCCTAAGGCTAACACATCTGGCCTAAGGAGAACTGACTCCGAAGCCGCCCCCAATGTTGAGGCTATCCCAACTACCGAAGAACCCGATACTTCAAGGTTTAGAGCGGCTCTTGAGGTTCTGGGTATGGGTCTTCTTGGACATCCAATGAAAGCCATCAAGAATCTCATTCCCGAGGGATTCTTGGCTCATGCTGGGACTGCTTCTCCCTAGAGGATTGCCCAAGGCATCCTCATTTTTCACTATCAGGTAAACCTTTTTATGTGAGGCAACTTTAtgtcaaatcataatttttctgagtttttcttttctttgacttTGCAGCTTTTGGTAAAAATGATGGGCCTCTGGCAAAACTTCGAGAGGCGTCAAGAAGCACAGCCTATTGCTCCAGCCCTCGAGGTGCAAGCTAGACTCTCGGGACTTGAAAAGGAAGTGGTAACCCTAAAAGCTCTCCTTCAATCTCGAGACGAAGAGCTTGCCTCCTAGGACTCAACAATATCCGAGGAACGATCTATCAACGCCCGTTTGAAAAAGGAGTCCTCGAATCTAATGAGCGGTATAACTGCTCTGTCGTTGGCCTGGCCAAGGAGTTTGAACGGGCAGATCAACTGGAGTCTCGGTTGGAAGCTGTTCAAAACGAATGCTCTGAAGCCTGCAAAAATGCCGAGGCCGCTGAAGCCGAGAAGGAAAAACTTAAGGCCAAGGTGGAGAGGCTTAAGGCAGAGAATATCAAAGCTTTGAAGGCGTAGGATAAAGCAAAGAGCCTTTTGATCAGACTTCAGGCCAGATACGACGACTGCAAGGACAAAACAAAGCACTATCTGAAACAGCTCAGCTATGTGCCTTATCTTCGAGACCAGAGCTGGGGTCGGGGCTTCAACTGGGGGTTCGAGAACTTTCAAACTTTGGCAACGAAACCTCAGCATAAGTTTGACCCTACCACTGTTGGGCCACTTCTAGTTAGGATCTCGGATGAAGCCATTAAGGAAATGGAGGAGTTTGGCCTCGACTTTATGTACAACATTCCGAGTTAGGATTCTGTCACTCCCAATCCTTACGATGATTCTCTAGAAGATGATGCAGCCTAAAAGCCGACTGTGAGGCTCGGGCTTCCCTTCTTAGACTTACATTTATTTTGTATGTAAAAAgttttgtaatgaacaaaattcTAAAGTCAATGAATGAAATTTGGactcttccttctctttttcttcttgaccATATTACCCCCCAAAACTTGTACAAACAAACGGTTTGTgtaagtttttgaattttaccTCCAAGGTTTAAAACTTGTATAACAAATTGGAACCCCCGAGGTTTTTGAATTTTACCTCCGAGGTTTAAAACTTGTATAGCAAACAGGAACCCTCGAGGGTTAAAATTTACTAACAAACTGGAACCCCCAAGGATTTTGAACTCTACCCCCGATGGTTAAAACTATTGATTACACTGAGGTGTTCAGAatcttacttgatgattttttaaagaggttttgtCCTCATACCTTCATCCGAGTTGCTTCCTTTGAGATTTTGTTCCGATAGCTTGACTCAGCCTCGATAATATCTCCCTTTATAGCACCTCAGGATTCTTACTTTGAATTACTTTCTGGCCTTTGCCTTCATTCTTCATCTTTGTCTTTGTTAGTTCTTTATCTTTATCCGTATCTTTATCCATATCTTTTGCTGAGCTACCACATTTAACTTAGGTGGGTAGTTAGGTACCCTGGGTACCCCTCCAATACTCGACCAAGTTTTTTAAGGAGGGAGTTGGGTAGATAGTCCCCTGGACACGAAGAGGATTCCTTTATTGATGATAAGATTACCGAGCTATAATGACTACATATAGTACTTCTTAAAATGATCGGCATTCCATGCCCTCGGGAGTATCTTCCCGGTCTCAAACTTCAAATGTGGTAGGCCCCCTTTTCATGACACTTCACTACTTGATAGGGGCCTTTCCACTTTGGTGCGAACTTCCCTTCAGTTACATCTTTGGTCATCAAGCTCACTTTCCTGAGGACCCAGTCCCCGACTTGGAACTTCCTGGGGTTTACTGTTTTGTTGAAGCACTGAGCCGTTCGATCCTGATAGGCTACCCAGGTAACTTGAGCATCGTCTATTTtttcctgcaaaagatccaggTTCAAGTTGATACCTTCATCATTGAGCCCTGGGTTGCAGTATGCTACCCTGAAGCTCGGGGATCCTACTTCTGTTGGGATGACTGCCTCGGTCTCATAAGTGAGGGAGAAGGGTGTGTCCAGTCAG contains the following coding sequences:
- the LOC133859593 gene encoding uncharacterized protein LOC133859593, giving the protein MWGRPVIMPSDTEEVRQESAFLGNESDGNDDEEATAPQNQNQTSVEDMEEEHTPRTPSEERMGTPPPPEPEGEVESGISPRSRPSADQNEEVKRGTLEGAGAMRSKSPQYTGVLDSRDPESASVMRPEAPPPAEVQDRPEAGPRVARTMRPEAPQPTEVQDRTGANPKANTSGLRRTDSEAAPNVEAIPTTEEPDTSRFRAALEVLGMGLLGHPMKAIKNLIPEGFLAHAGTASP